From Chryseobacterium gallinarum, one genomic window encodes:
- the metI gene encoding methionine ABC transporter permease MetI: MLSDTVIALLAKGTWETVYMTFVSGFFGFVLGLPVGILLFLTRKGQLLENVLYHRILSVIVNIFRAIPFIILIVWMIPFTRILAGTSIGVNAALVPLSIGAAPFIARLVENSLIEVPHGLIETARAMGASPFQIIRKVLLPEALPSLINNATITLITLVGYSAMGGAVGAGGLGQVGYQYGYIGYDIVIMNTVLILLVLLVFIIQFAGDKFSKRFDHR, translated from the coding sequence ATGCTTAGTGATACGGTAATTGCCCTTTTGGCAAAAGGGACATGGGAAACGGTTTATATGACATTTGTTTCCGGTTTTTTTGGATTTGTTTTAGGCCTTCCGGTTGGGATTCTGTTGTTTTTAACAAGAAAAGGACAACTTCTGGAAAATGTATTGTACCACAGGATTTTATCTGTTATCGTGAATATTTTCCGTGCCATTCCTTTTATCATTCTGATCGTTTGGATGATTCCTTTCACAAGAATTCTGGCTGGAACATCCATCGGGGTCAACGCGGCATTGGTTCCTCTCAGTATAGGTGCAGCCCCGTTTATTGCAAGGCTGGTAGAAAACAGCTTAATTGAAGTTCCACATGGTTTAATCGAAACAGCAAGGGCAATGGGAGCTTCCCCTTTCCAGATTATCAGGAAAGTACTTCTTCCCGAAGCTCTTCCCTCATTAATCAACAATGCAACGATTACGTTAATTACCCTGGTTGGATATTCTGCTATGGGAGGAGCTGTAGGTGCCGGTGGATTAGGCCAGGTTGGTTATCAGTATGGCTATATTGGCTATGATATTGTGATTATGAATACGGTGTTGATATTACTTGTTCTTTTGGTTTTTATCATACAATTTGCCGGAGATAAATTTTCAAAGCGGTTTGATCACAGATGA
- the metQ gene encoding methionine ABC transporter substrate-binding lipoprotein MetQ, whose translation MKKIKILGILAAGVLLFSACSGRKDDPNFIRVGITYGPEQEIAEVAKKVAKEKYNLEVELIPFNDYVVPNEALTNGDIDANAFQHIPYLTEQSKQRGYNLAPVGNTFVYPIVAYSKKIKNIGELQEGNTIVIPNDPTNGGRSLLLLQKSGLLKLKDGVGLLPKVTDIIENPKQLRIMEIEGAQIPRVLDDRDVIVGIINNNFAAQAGLDSEKQGILIEDKDSPYVNVIVARQDNKNSQKVKNFVKAYESDAVEKKAKEIFKGGAVKGW comes from the coding sequence ATGAAAAAAATAAAAATCTTAGGAATATTAGCAGCAGGAGTATTGTTATTCAGTGCCTGCTCCGGAAGAAAAGATGACCCTAACTTTATCAGGGTAGGCATCACTTACGGGCCTGAACAGGAAATTGCAGAAGTAGCCAAAAAAGTGGCTAAAGAAAAATACAATCTTGAAGTGGAACTTATTCCTTTCAATGATTATGTGGTTCCTAATGAAGCCCTGACCAATGGGGATATTGATGCAAATGCCTTTCAGCACATTCCTTATTTAACCGAGCAGTCAAAACAGCGGGGGTACAACCTTGCACCTGTAGGAAATACCTTTGTATACCCAATTGTGGCCTATTCAAAAAAGATTAAAAATATTGGAGAACTACAGGAAGGAAACACAATCGTAATTCCCAATGACCCCACTAATGGAGGACGTTCTTTACTTTTATTGCAAAAAAGCGGATTGTTGAAACTAAAAGATGGTGTCGGTTTACTACCTAAAGTTACTGATATTATTGAAAATCCGAAACAACTAAGAATCATGGAGATTGAAGGAGCACAGATCCCAAGAGTTCTGGATGACAGGGATGTTATAGTAGGAATTATCAATAACAATTTTGCAGCCCAGGCCGGTCTGGATTCTGAAAAACAAGGAATTCTCATTGAAGATAAAGATTCACCATATGTGAATGTGATCGTTGCAAGGCAAGACAACAAAAACAGCCAGAAAGTAAAAAATTTCGTTAAGGCCTATGAATCTGATGCCGTAGAAAAGAAAGCAAAAGAAATTTTCAAAGGAGGAGCGGTGAAAGGTTGGTAG
- a CDS encoding glycoside hydrolase family 3 C-terminal domain-containing protein translates to MLKKTAIVSIFTFISVSYMAQSTTLPVYLDESKPVEQRVQDALSRMTLEEKIAMLHAQSKFSSPGVPRLGIPEFWTTDGPHGVRPEVMWDEWDQAGWTNDSIIAYPALTALSATWNKKMSWNYGKALGEEARYRKKDILLGPGVNIYRTPLNGRNFEYMGEDPYLTSKMVVPYIKGVQSNGVATSVKHFALNNQEMFRHTSNVNVDDRTLYEIYLPPFKAAVTEGDSWTIMGAYDMYKGQYASQNQYLLNDILKKEWNYKGVVVSDWGAVNNTEQAIHNGLDLEFGSWTNGLSAGTKNAYDNYYLAKPYLDLIKAGKVGTKELDDKVTRLLHLAYKTTMNRNKPFGNIASEEHRAVARKIGEEGIVLLKNQGNVLPIDINKAKTIAVIGENAIKIMTVGGGSSSLKVKYETLPLDGIRSRFGKQVQVQYARGYVGDIGGEYNGVKSGQDLKDTRSEAELLNEAVELAKKSDYVIFVGGLNKADFQDSEGNDRKSYGLPYNQDQLISALAKVNKNLAVVLVSGNAVAMPWIREVPTVVQAWYLGSEAGNSIASVLAGDTNPSGKLPFTFPVKLEDNSAHQLGEYPGQKDELAAGKGKDQKNPINITYNEGIFVGYRWHDTKNIKPLFSFGHGLSYTTFEFGKAKADKTTISRNDTITFTVNVKNTGKKAGAEVVQLYISDLKSSVPRPVKELKGFEKVYLNPGEQKEVTFTIDKTALSFFDAGKHDWIAEPGDFEAHIGNSSDAIKTKVKFTLQ, encoded by the coding sequence ATGTTAAAGAAAACCGCCATCGTAAGTATATTCACCTTTATTTCTGTTTCTTATATGGCTCAGAGCACTACCCTACCCGTTTATTTAGATGAATCAAAGCCTGTAGAACAGCGTGTCCAGGATGCTCTTTCCCGAATGACACTGGAGGAGAAAATAGCCATGCTTCATGCGCAGTCTAAATTTAGCTCCCCCGGCGTACCAAGATTAGGGATTCCGGAATTCTGGACTACAGACGGTCCTCATGGGGTACGACCTGAAGTCATGTGGGATGAATGGGATCAGGCCGGATGGACCAATGACTCTATTATCGCCTATCCTGCCCTGACCGCCTTATCTGCCACATGGAATAAAAAAATGTCCTGGAATTACGGAAAAGCCTTGGGCGAGGAAGCCCGCTACAGAAAAAAAGATATCCTTCTGGGACCAGGGGTTAATATTTACAGAACCCCCTTGAACGGAAGGAATTTTGAATATATGGGGGAAGATCCTTACCTCACTTCCAAAATGGTTGTTCCCTATATCAAAGGAGTGCAATCTAACGGGGTAGCAACTTCTGTAAAACATTTTGCCCTTAACAATCAGGAAATGTTCCGTCACACCAGCAACGTCAATGTGGATGACAGAACACTGTATGAAATTTATCTTCCGCCGTTTAAAGCAGCTGTTACTGAGGGAGATTCCTGGACAATTATGGGGGCTTATGATATGTACAAAGGTCAATATGCAAGCCAGAATCAATATCTTTTAAATGACATTTTAAAAAAGGAATGGAACTATAAAGGCGTTGTGGTATCCGACTGGGGTGCTGTAAACAATACAGAACAAGCCATTCACAATGGCCTTGACCTTGAGTTCGGATCATGGACCAACGGACTTTCTGCGGGAACTAAAAATGCCTACGACAACTATTATCTCGCAAAACCGTATCTTGACCTGATCAAAGCAGGAAAAGTAGGAACCAAGGAACTTGATGACAAAGTAACAAGACTGCTCCACCTTGCCTATAAAACCACAATGAATCGAAACAAGCCTTTCGGAAACATTGCTTCTGAAGAGCATAGAGCTGTTGCCAGAAAAATTGGCGAAGAAGGTATTGTTTTATTAAAAAACCAGGGAAATGTTCTTCCGATCGATATCAATAAAGCAAAAACAATAGCGGTTATCGGAGAAAATGCCATTAAAATAATGACTGTAGGCGGAGGTTCGTCTTCATTAAAGGTTAAATATGAAACCCTGCCTTTAGACGGAATCAGATCCAGGTTTGGTAAGCAGGTACAGGTACAGTATGCTAGAGGCTATGTAGGGGATATCGGAGGTGAATATAATGGTGTGAAATCCGGGCAGGATTTGAAAGACACCCGCTCTGAGGCTGAATTGCTCAATGAAGCTGTAGAATTGGCAAAAAAATCGGATTATGTCATCTTCGTGGGAGGTCTTAATAAGGCAGATTTCCAGGACAGTGAAGGAAATGACAGGAAAAGTTACGGATTACCTTACAATCAGGATCAGCTTATTTCAGCACTGGCCAAAGTCAATAAAAATCTGGCTGTAGTTTTAGTATCAGGAAATGCAGTAGCTATGCCCTGGATCAGGGAAGTTCCCACAGTTGTTCAGGCCTGGTATTTAGGTTCTGAAGCAGGCAATTCTATCGCTTCCGTTTTAGCAGGTGATACCAACCCGTCAGGAAAACTTCCTTTCACATTCCCTGTAAAACTTGAAGACAATTCAGCCCATCAACTTGGAGAATATCCCGGACAAAAGGATGAGTTGGCTGCAGGAAAAGGGAAAGATCAGAAAAACCCCATCAATATTACTTATAATGAAGGTATTTTTGTAGGCTACCGTTGGCATGACACTAAAAATATAAAGCCATTGTTCAGTTTCGGACATGGATTGAGCTATACCACATTTGAATTTGGAAAAGCAAAAGCAGATAAAACAACCATTTCCCGGAATGATACCATTACCTTTACAGTGAACGTAAAAAATACCGGCAAAAAGGCAGGCGCTGAAGTTGTCCAGCTTTATATCAGTGATTTAAAATCTTCTGTTCCCCGCCCTGTAAAAGAACTGAAAGGTTTTGAAAAAGTATATTTGAACCCCGGAGAGCAGAAAGAGGTTACTTTCACAATTGATAAAACAGCTCTAAGCTTTTTTGATGCCGGCAAACATGATTGGATAGCCGAGCCTGGTGATTTTGAAGCTCATATTGGTAATTCTTCAGATGCAATTAAAACAAAAGTGAAATTTACATTACAATAA
- a CDS encoding TonB-dependent receptor domain-containing protein, with amino-acid sequence MRLILFPIALLTGFLTLAQTQEKKDTATKQKEIEAVTLVARKPTVESKVDRTVFNVANSAILAGNTTWDVLRMTPLISIDNNDAVKAEGQNVTVYINDRKSVFTGKELKEYLKTIPADNLLKIEVITSPSSRYETSGSVINIVLKKRDDEGLKGSISLNNRQSTKNSQYTNFNLNYHKKRFTQTFIGSYNDGAYVNKNEILNSRYENDRVSRLSLETVSRNESPSLSSTSEFEINDKNNIGLVLEYYQNRSLSFGESEGSESMNGTLKDAFNQTQNTWGFGRNLGTNLFYKYYDKEKNKILDINVGTNYSGNNGDNLINKTGLSNVQELGVISNNEMRNYYLKIDYTQPLGKSGGTLEVGGKTDFNNHAILNNLYGLSINDQNSEYYNLARNDRFHYEDNISSLYANYSKTFFEKLETRIGLRYEYIDFKVRQDVAGTERRDSYGTFLPNLLLKYTFSDKYDVSLTYNRSIWRPWYSEFNPFLVPDINGTYSRGNLYLNPNPNDRLYLKFGILKKYFISARYMYTNQDYWTTYVTENGRTVSLPGNFDGKVQKYYLFANTNQNFLKNKLNVNVGFGWYYIDNKDFNEKNQLGAKNYISYWGGSANVSYTNLFNKNINISAWMEIANQNNGNSYANNTNVFHNISVTKIFPKTQMELSMQLMNIFKRPYGDTTTYSPDGTFREYSKWDWYGVALTFVKRFGNQKVKENTKTDVEKNSGGGK; translated from the coding sequence GTTGCCAGAAAACCTACCGTAGAATCCAAAGTAGACAGAACGGTTTTTAATGTTGCAAACAGTGCTATTCTCGCAGGGAATACAACATGGGATGTTCTTAGGATGACCCCTTTGATAAGCATTGATAATAATGATGCTGTAAAAGCGGAAGGACAGAACGTTACTGTATATATTAATGATAGAAAATCAGTCTTTACCGGTAAAGAATTAAAAGAATACCTGAAGACAATTCCGGCAGATAACCTGTTGAAAATCGAAGTAATTACGAGCCCGTCGTCGCGCTATGAAACTTCAGGATCAGTAATTAATATCGTTCTTAAAAAAAGGGATGATGAAGGATTGAAAGGGAGTATATCCCTCAACAACAGGCAAAGTACCAAAAATTCACAATACACGAATTTTAACCTGAATTATCACAAAAAGCGTTTTACCCAGACTTTTATAGGAAGCTATAATGACGGTGCATATGTCAATAAGAATGAGATTCTTAATAGCCGGTATGAAAATGACAGGGTATCCCGGTTAAGTCTTGAAACAGTATCCCGAAACGAGAGTCCGTCCCTTTCCTCAACTTCTGAATTTGAAATCAATGATAAAAATAATATCGGACTTGTTCTGGAATATTATCAAAACCGAAGCTTGTCATTTGGAGAGTCGGAGGGGTCAGAATCGATGAATGGTACCCTGAAAGATGCTTTTAATCAGACTCAGAATACATGGGGCTTTGGCCGGAATTTAGGGACCAATCTTTTCTATAAATATTATGATAAAGAAAAGAATAAAATCTTGGATATCAATGTCGGAACAAATTACTCGGGGAATAATGGTGATAATCTGATTAATAAAACAGGATTGTCAAATGTTCAGGAGTTGGGGGTAATCAGCAATAATGAAATGCGGAACTACTATCTGAAGATAGATTATACCCAGCCATTGGGGAAATCGGGAGGAACTCTTGAGGTAGGAGGGAAAACTGATTTTAATAACCACGCTATCCTTAATAACCTTTATGGGTTAAGTATCAATGACCAGAATTCAGAATATTATAATCTTGCGAGAAACGACAGGTTCCATTATGAGGATAATATCAGTTCTCTGTATGCCAATTATAGTAAAACATTTTTCGAAAAACTGGAAACGAGAATCGGCCTCCGCTATGAGTATATTGATTTTAAAGTAAGGCAGGATGTGGCAGGCACTGAGAGGAGGGATTCATATGGAACTTTTCTTCCTAATCTCTTGCTGAAATATACTTTTTCGGATAAATATGATGTGAGTCTTACTTATAACCGCAGTATCTGGCGACCATGGTATTCGGAATTCAATCCGTTCCTTGTTCCTGATATCAACGGAACGTATTCCAGAGGAAACTTATACCTTAATCCCAATCCGAATGACAGACTTTATCTGAAATTTGGAATTTTAAAAAAATATTTTATTTCCGCAAGGTATATGTACACGAATCAGGATTACTGGACAACCTATGTAACAGAGAATGGAAGAACGGTTTCTCTTCCGGGGAATTTTGATGGGAAAGTTCAGAAATATTACCTTTTTGCCAATACCAATCAGAATTTCCTGAAAAATAAGCTGAACGTGAATGTGGGATTTGGATGGTATTATATCGATAATAAAGACTTCAATGAAAAGAATCAACTTGGAGCTAAAAACTATATCAGTTACTGGGGCGGATCCGCAAATGTATCTTATACCAATCTTTTCAATAAGAATATTAACATAAGTGCATGGATGGAAATTGCGAATCAGAACAATGGGAATTCATATGCCAATAATACCAATGTTTTTCATAATATTTCAGTTACTAAAATATTTCCTAAAACACAAATGGAGCTCAGTATGCAGCTGATGAATATCTTTAAAAGGCCTTACGGTGATACCACAACGTACAGCCCGGATGGAACTTTTAGAGAATATTCAAAATGGGATTGGTATGGGGTTGCCCTTACTTTTGTAAAGCGTTTCGGGAACCAGAAAGTGAAAGAGAATACCAAAACAGATGTGGAAAAGAATTCCGGAGGTGGAAAATAA